Part of the Kitasatospora sp. NBC_01266 genome, ATCGAACAGGACCGGGCCGAGGAGGCCCGCGAGATCCTCTCCAGCGCGCTGACCACGCTGACCGACGAACCCGGCGGTGCCCGCCGCCGCCCGAGCAGCCGATGAGCGTGCGCGCACCCGCCCGCCGCACGGATCGTGGGGGCCGCCGCGAAGATTGGTCGGGTCACCCGCCGGAACGTACGCGTGCTGCCCTGATGTGACGCCCGCCGATCGCCGGAAACATTGTCGATGCACCCGGAGCAGCGCCCAGCCGCTGCTCCTCCCCGGCATCGGAGGCGGCGATGACAGAAACGAGCGCGACCCGGAGTGGACCACCTGATGAGGACGGCGAGTTGCTCCCCGGCCTGGTCAGGTCGGCGCTGCGCCGGCAGGGCGCGTTCGGCTGGGAGGTCGACCCTGGGGAGTTCTGGTGCCGGGTGGTACCGGGCGGCCACAGCCCCCGGGCGCAGGGGTGGAAGCTGCACATCTCGGCCACTCCGCTCTCGGCGCCGGTGGTGCTGGCCCAGGCCGCCGAGGTGCTGGTCGCCGAGCGGGCCGCGTTCAAGTTCGCGGGCACCCTCGGCCGGGTCGCCGACCTGGTCTCCCCGCGCTACGACCGGGGTGGGGGAGGCAAGTTCATCACCGTCTACCCGGACGACGACGATCACTTCCGGCGGCTCGTCGAGGAGCTCCACCAGGTCACCCGGGGGCTGCCGGGGCCGGGCATCCTCTCCGACCGGCCGTACTGCCCCGGCAGCCTGGTGCACTACCGCTACGGCGTCTTCCACGGGGTGACCCGGCTCGGCAACGACGGCACGGTCGAGTCGATGCTGCGGGCCCCGGACGGCGGCTTCGTCCGGGACCGCCGCCAGGCCTGGTTCAGCCCGCCGGCCTGGGCCGGGGCACCGCTGCTGCCCGCGCCCACGCCTGCGCCCACGCCCGCACAGTCGCAGCCGCCGCAGGGTGCGGCGGCGCAGGGGAAGGCCTCCGCCCGGTCCACCGGGGTGCTGCTGGACGGCCGCTACGCCGTGCGCAAGGCGATCCGGCACGCCTACAAGGGCGGGGTGTACTTCGCCACCGACCAGGAGACCGGCCGACAGGTCGTCATCAAGGAGGCCCGGCGGCACGTCGGGGCGCGGCTGACCGGCACGGACGCCGGCGACCTGCTGCAGCACGAGGCGCGGATGCACGCCGCAATGGGCCCGCTCGGCGTCTGCGCCGAGGCGCTCGGCGTCTTCACCCAGGGCGGCAACCTCTACCTCGTGCAGGAGCGGATCGACGGGCAGACGCTGCGCGGTTGGGCGGTCGCCAACCCGGAGCCGACCCGGGCGGCGCTGCTCGACCTGGCCGAGCGGACCTTGACCGTGGTCGAGCGGGTGCACCGGGCCGGCCAGGTGCTGCGGGACCTGAACCCGAACAACCTGATGCTCACCAGCGAGGGTGAAGTCCGGCTGATCGACCTGGAGATGGTCGCCCGACCGGGCGAGCAGGTGCAGCGCGCCTACACTCCGGGATACGCCGGCCCCGAGGTGGTCGACGCGCAGTTCCTCGGCCCGGCACCGGAACTCACCTCGGACCTGTACAGCCTGGGTGCCGTCCTGTTCCATCTGGCCAGCGGCGCCGAGCTGTTGCTCGCGGCGGACCAGCCCGCGTTCCGCACGGCGGACGAGCGGCTGGCCCACCTGGTCACCCGGACCCTGGCGGACAACCCCGGCGGGCGGCCGTTCGCACCGCTGATCCTCGGGCTGACCGCGCAGGCCGCCGACCGGCGCTGGAGCCTGGAGCGGGCCCGGGAGTTCCTCGCCGAGCTGCGCGCGGACCGGCAGGTCGTCGCCGTAGATCGAGCTGATGATCCGTCAGAATTCGTACTGTCGAAGGAGATCGAGGATCAGCTGCTGGGCGACGGGCTGACCCACCTGCTGGAGTCGATGACGGCGACCGGTCGGCCCAGGCTCTGGCCCGCCGATGGCTTCGCCGCCCTCAACGACCCGCTGAACGTGCAGTACGGCGCCGCCGGGGTGCTGGCGGTGCTGGCCGGAGCCGCCGGCGTGCGGCTGGACCTGCGGCTGCGGTCCGGGGTCGTCGAGGCGGCCGAGTGGATCGCGGGCCGGCTGCGACTGGACGAACCGCAGCTGCCCGGCCTGTACTTCGGCCGGGCCGGGACCGCCTGGGCGCTGCTGGACGCGGCCCGGCTGCTGGCCGACCGGGCGCTGCTGGAGACGGCCTCGCAACTGGCCCGGCAGTTGCCGGTGCGCTGGCCGAATCCCGACGTCTGCCACGGCGCGGCCGGCGCCGGCCTGGCCCAGCTGCACTTCTGGCGGGTCACCGGTGCGCAGGACTTCCTGGACCGGACGGTCGAGATCGGTGAGGGGCTGCTGGCCGCCGCCGGCACGGGCCGGGCCGGAGTGATCTGGCAGGTCCCGGCCGACTTCGACTCCGCGCTGGCCGGCGCCCGCCACCTGGGCTTCGGACACGGCGTGGCCGGCATCGGCACCTTCCTGCTGCTGGCCGGCCAGGCCGCCGGCCGGGAGGACTTCCTGGAGCTGGCCCGGCGCGCCGGCGAGACGCTGGTGACGGCCGCCCAGGTCGAGGACGGGGCGGCCTGGTGGCCGACGGAGGACAAGGCGATCGGCGCCACCGGCGCCGGTCCGGCCTTCCAACCACCTTACTGGTGCAGCGGATCCGCCGGGGTCGGCAGCTTCCTCGGCAGGCTCTGGCAGGCCACCGCCGACCAGCGCTACCGCGACCTGGCCGAGCAGGCGGCCGCGGAGGTCTACCGCCGCAGGTGGCAGCTCTCGCCGGCGGCCTGCCACGGACTGGCGGGCAACGCCGAGTTCCTGCTGGACCTGGCCGCCGTACTGGAGGAACCGCGCTACCGGGGCTGGGCGGGCGAACTCGTGGCCTGCGCCCACGCCCGGCACACGCTGCGCGAGGGCCTGATGCTGCTGCCCGGCGAGTCGGGCACCGAGGTGACGGCCGGCTACAGCACCGGGACGGCCGGCATGCTGGCCGTGCTGCTCCGGCTGCGCTACGGCGGCACCCGGCTCTGGCTGCCCGAGGGGCTGACGCTGCCCGCTCCGGCGGGCCGGCTGATCGGAGCGGAGGCCGGCCCGTGCTGACCCGCACCCGCACCCGCACGCGCCTCGGCGTCGGCCTCGGTGCCGGCGCTCGCACCCGGACCCAGGCCCCGAGCCCGCGTCCGATCGCCGCCGGCCGCACCCCGCTCGGCGCCAGGACCAGCTTCGCCTTCGCCGCGAACGCCGAGTACGCCGCCTGCCTGACCACGGATCGGCGCGGCGGCCTGGTACCCGAGCACTGGTCGTTCGACGGACCATCGGCCCGGCGCCGCGCGCTCCCGCTGGACGAGACGGTGCGCACCCAACCGCTGCCGACCGAGGACGGGCGGCTCCTGCTGCTGCGCGGCGGGGCCGGACGGCACGAACTCGTGCTCGCCGACCCGAGGTCGGGGCCGGTCGGCGAACCCCTGGTCGTCGCGGGTCGGGCCCTGCGCCTGGTGGCCACCCCCGAGCCGGGCAGCCTGGCGCTGGCGATCGGCGCCGACGGCCCGGGCCACTCGGTGCTGCACCGGGTGCTCGACGGCCCGCTGCGACTGGCACCGGCGGCCACCCTGCCCGGCGCGGTCGGCGCGGTCTGCCGGCTGGATCCGGTCGGGCGGTTGCTCGGCGTCGCGCTGCGGTCGGACGGCAGGACCCGTGCGGTCATCGTCGATCTCGGCGACGGCAGCCACCGGCCGCTGTCGGACGAGCCCGGCCAGCAGGGCCTCGGGCTGCTGCTGGCAAGTCCCGCCTCCGGTCTGCTGCTGACCACGCTGCCCACCCCGGACGGGCCCCGGCTGGCCTGGGCCACCCTGGCCGACCCCGCCGAGGGGCGGGTGCCGCAACGGCTGAACGCCATCGAGGGTGCGGTCCGGCCGCTGGCCTTCGACCCCGCCGGTGAACGGGTGGCCCTGCGGGTGGTCCACGGCGCGCGGTCCCGACTGCTGGTCCACGAACTGCGCACGGACCGGATCACCGAAGTGCCGCTGCCCGAGGGCGCGATCCATCCGGTGGCCGGCTGGGGGCGGACCGGCCTGCGGCTGCCGGTCTCCACCGCGGAGCGTCCCGCCGAGATCGCGGTGCTCACGCCCGATGCCAGGGCGGTGCGGCGCCCGGTCCGCCGTCGCTCGGCGACCGCCGCCCGGGTGGAGCGGTTCCACGGCCCCGCAGGGGAGTTCGAGGCGGTCTGCCGTGGCGACTGGCGCGGTGCTGCCACGGTGCTGGTGGCGCTGCACGGCGGACCCGAGGCGGCCTGGGACCTCGGCTTCGATCCGCTGCTGCACCGGCTCGCGGCCGCCGGCATCGCCGTCGTGGCCCCGAACCAGCGCGGCAGCATCCGCTACGGAGCCGCGCACGCCGAGGCGATCCACGGCGCCTGGGGCGGTCCCGACCTCGCCGACATCCGCAGCCTGCTGCGCACCCTGGTCGCGGCGCGGCCCGGATCGGCGCCGGCCCCGATGCTCTACGGGGGCAGCTACGGCGGGTATCTGGCGCTGCTCGCGGCTGCCGCTGACCCGCGGTCGTGGTCCCGCTGCGCGGCGGTCGCGCCCTTCCTGTCCGGTGCACGGCTCCACGAGCAGGCGACTCCCGCGGTGCGGGCGCTGATCGACCGGCTCGGCGGCCGGACCGAGCCGGCCGCCGTCGCGGACGACGAGTTGGGCCCGCGCGACGTGTGGGCGCTGGCCGACCGGATCCGGGCCCGCCTGCTGATCATGCACGGTGCGGACGACCCGGTGATCCCGGTCGACCAGACCCGCCAACTGCGGCAGCGGCTGCGCGATCTGGGCCGCACCGAGGGCACCGACTTCCACTACGCCGAGGTACCCGGCGGCGGGCACTCCCCGCTGGAGGGCTTCGCGGGCGCGCCGCTGCGCGAGTACCTGCTGGAGTTCCTCACCGCGCCCGCCGAGGACCGCTCGGCCCACTGACTCGCGGCCAGCCGGCCGTGCGACGCCGGGACCGCCGGCGCCACCACTGACGACCACGCGGAACGGAGGTGATCACGATGACGATCGACGTTGACGCTCTGCAGATGCTGGAGAGCGAGCAGGAGACCGCGACGGACCCGTGCTGGTTCAGCTGCCAGTACACCTGTGACTACACCGGCTGACGCCTCTGTGGAACGGATGCTGACGACTACTCAGAAGAAGGGAGGTGATCACGATGACGATCGAGGTTGATGCTCTGCAGGAGTTGGAGAGCGAGGAGGAGGTCGCGGGGCTGAATTTTGTCTGCACCTTCACGTGTGAGAACACCTGCTACATCACCGGCTGACGCCGCCTTCCCGTAACAGGTCTGACGATGACTCAGGAGGGAGGTGATCACGATGACGATCGAGGTTGATGCTCTGCAGGAGTTGGAGAGCGAGGAGGAGGTCGCGGGGCTGAATTTTGTCTGCACCTTCACGTGTGAGAACACCTGCTACATCACCGGCTGATGCCGCTTCCCCGCAACACTTCTGACGATAACTCAGGAAGGAGGTGATCACGATGACGATCGACGTCGATGCCCTGCAGGAGCTGGAGAGCGAGCAGGAGGCCGACGGCCTGGACCCGCTGCCCTGCTGGTTCAGCTGCCAGGCCACCTGTGCCTACACCGGCTGACGAATCACTCCTCGGATGCGGCCGGGGCCCTGCGGGGCCCCGGCCGCCGCGCCGACCGGCGGGCGAGCGCCACGATCTCGCGCGGCGCCCGAGGGTCACGACTGCGGGCCGCCCTCGGCGGCGCAGATCTCGACCGCCAACTCGCGCAGTGCCGCCCGGTCCTGGCAGCCGGTCTTGCCGATCAGGTTCGCCATGTGCTTCTCCACCGTGCGGGGGGAGATGGACAGTTCCCGGGCTATCTGCTGGTTGCCCGGCCCGTCGACCAGCAGCGTGAACACCTCGTACTCGCGCAGCGTGACACCCACCGTGCGCAGCGCCGCCGGGATGCGGTCCCGGCCGCCGCGGTGCTGGGCCACGCTGACCCCGGTCTGCCGCAGCAGCGTTCGGCAGGCGCGCGCCACGGCCGGCACCTCGACGGCGTGGAAGTACTCCTCGGCCGTCCGCAGCCAGGTCACCGGGTCGCCCCAGCCGTCGCGCACCGCCGCCTCCGCCACCAGCCGCAGGCCCAGGTGCCGGGCCATCGGAAAGAGCACGGCGCACTTCTGGGCCGCGGCGACGGCCAGCTCCGCCTCCTCGCCCCGCCCGTCCCGGCCGAGCAGCACGGCGCGGGCCAGCAGCAGGAACTGGCGGTTCCAGGTCAGCGGCGCGGCCGGACCCGCCTCGACCTGCTGGTAGCGGTCCCAGCCCGCCTCGCCGGCCAGCGTCTCCAACAGGGGGTGCAGGCCGTGCTGCCCGGCCAGGTAGTAGAGGTTGGGATTGCGCTGCTCCCAGTCCCGGGCCGCCGCCAACTCGGCGGTGGCCAGCGGGCGGTCCTCCTCCAGCAGCGCGCAGAGCGCGCGGCACAGGCCGAGCAGCACCGGCATCAGGAAGAAGTCCTCGCCGCCGATCTGGCTGAAGGCCAGCAGATCGCGTTCCATCTCCCGGCGCCGCCCCTGGTGCGCCGCGAGGGTGGCGGCGGTCAGCAGCAGGTAGCGGTGGGTGGCGAGGTTGCCGAGCCGTGCCGTGGCACCCAGGCAGCGGTCGATGATCTCCTGCGCCTGCTGCGGCCGGCCCCGCAGCACCGCGTTCATCGCCAGTGGGCCGTCGGCGGACTGCGTCTCGAGCACCGAGCCCAGCTGCACCGCGGCCTGCCGGGCCTGTTCGAGCCGGTGCGGGTCACCGGTCCGCATGCACTCGTTCATCCCCAGGCGCAGCAGCGCCTCCACCCGCCAGTTGCCCAGACCGTGGATCTCGGCGACCTCCAGCATCCGGACCAGGTAGCTGTCCGCGTGGTCGAAGCCCTGCTCGCGCGCCAGCAGGGCGAGCAGTTGCCAGGCCTGGCAGGCCACCACCGGCAGCGGCACCTGCTGCGCCACGTCCGCCGCCTGGCGGGCCAGCCGCTCGGCGTCGGCCAGCCGGGCCTGCCGGTCACCCGGGCCGGGCAGCAGGGCCAGATGCGCCTCGACGGCGGCCAGCGCGGCACTCTGCTCGGGCGCCGCGGCGTCCGCCAGCAGCGCCCGGGCGGCGGCGACCTGAGCGGCTGCCTGCTCCGGGCGTTCGGCCGCGACGCCGGCCCAGGCCAGCCGGGTGTGCAGGGCGACCCGGGGAGCGCTGCCCGGGGAGGCGGCCGGGGCCGGCGGCAGCGCGGCGACCAGGCCGAGCGCCCGGTCGAGGTGGCCGGCCTCGGCCAGCGCGTTGATCAGCGACTCGGTGACGGCGGTCCGGTCCGTCCTGGTGGTGAGCTGCTGCGCGCGCTCCAGCAGCACCACGGCCGAGGCGGACGCGCCGGCGGCGAGCGCCCGGCGCCCGGCCTCGGCGTAGTGGACGGCCGCGCCGCTCGGGTCGTCGCCCGCCAGCCGCAGATCGGCGGCCAGCTGGCACAGGTCGTCGCGCAGCGCGGGGTCGGCCCGTTCCAGTTCGGTGGCGGCGTGCCGGGCGAGCGCCGCCCGTTCCAGTGGCGGCATGGTGGCCAGCAGCGCCTCACCGGTGAGCGCGTGCCGGAACGCGTACCAGCCCGGCGCGGCCGGATCGGGCACGATGAAGCCCGCCTCACCGGCGGAGCGCAGACCGGCGAACAGGCTCCGCTCGTCGTACCCGGTGATCAGCTGCACGGTGTCGACGCAGAACCGGGGGCCGAGGCAGGCCCCGATCAGCAGCAACTCGCGGACCTGCGCGCCGAGCAGCTCGATCCGGTGGTCGTAGGACTGGACGATCGTGGCCGGCACGCTCGCGCCGAGCTCGCCGACCACCTGCCAGCCGCCCTTTGCCTGCCGCAGCGCCCCGGAGCCCACCAGGTCGCCGAGCAACTCCTCGGCCAGGTAGGGGTTGCCGTCCGCGTCGGCGATCAGCCGCGCCACCACGGCGTCGGGGACGGCCGTGGCCGCCGTCTCCAGGCAGCCGGCGACCAGTGACCTGACCTCCTCGGCGACCAGCGGCAGCAGTTCGGCGAGCGTGGCCCCGCGCCGCCGCTCGGCCGCCCGTGCCAGGTCGCGGCCGGGGCCGGGCTCGGGCCGCAACGTGGCCAGCAGCAGCACGGGCACCTCGGCGACGTTGTCGACCAGGTACTCCAGCACG contains:
- the lanL gene encoding class IV lanthionine synthetase LanL encodes the protein MTETSATRSGPPDEDGELLPGLVRSALRRQGAFGWEVDPGEFWCRVVPGGHSPRAQGWKLHISATPLSAPVVLAQAAEVLVAERAAFKFAGTLGRVADLVSPRYDRGGGGKFITVYPDDDDHFRRLVEELHQVTRGLPGPGILSDRPYCPGSLVHYRYGVFHGVTRLGNDGTVESMLRAPDGGFVRDRRQAWFSPPAWAGAPLLPAPTPAPTPAQSQPPQGAAAQGKASARSTGVLLDGRYAVRKAIRHAYKGGVYFATDQETGRQVVIKEARRHVGARLTGTDAGDLLQHEARMHAAMGPLGVCAEALGVFTQGGNLYLVQERIDGQTLRGWAVANPEPTRAALLDLAERTLTVVERVHRAGQVLRDLNPNNLMLTSEGEVRLIDLEMVARPGEQVQRAYTPGYAGPEVVDAQFLGPAPELTSDLYSLGAVLFHLASGAELLLAADQPAFRTADERLAHLVTRTLADNPGGRPFAPLILGLTAQAADRRWSLERAREFLAELRADRQVVAVDRADDPSEFVLSKEIEDQLLGDGLTHLLESMTATGRPRLWPADGFAALNDPLNVQYGAAGVLAVLAGAAGVRLDLRLRSGVVEAAEWIAGRLRLDEPQLPGLYFGRAGTAWALLDAARLLADRALLETASQLARQLPVRWPNPDVCHGAAGAGLAQLHFWRVTGAQDFLDRTVEIGEGLLAAAGTGRAGVIWQVPADFDSALAGARHLGFGHGVAGIGTFLLLAGQAAGREDFLELARRAGETLVTAAQVEDGAAWWPTEDKAIGATGAGPAFQPPYWCSGSAGVGSFLGRLWQATADQRYRDLAEQAAAEVYRRRWQLSPAACHGLAGNAEFLLDLAAVLEEPRYRGWAGELVACAHARHTLREGLMLLPGESGTEVTAGYSTGTAGMLAVLLRLRYGGTRLWLPEGLTLPAPAGRLIGAEAGPC
- a CDS encoding alpha/beta hydrolase family protein, translating into MLTRTRTRTRLGVGLGAGARTRTQAPSPRPIAAGRTPLGARTSFAFAANAEYAACLTTDRRGGLVPEHWSFDGPSARRRALPLDETVRTQPLPTEDGRLLLLRGGAGRHELVLADPRSGPVGEPLVVAGRALRLVATPEPGSLALAIGADGPGHSVLHRVLDGPLRLAPAATLPGAVGAVCRLDPVGRLLGVALRSDGRTRAVIVDLGDGSHRPLSDEPGQQGLGLLLASPASGLLLTTLPTPDGPRLAWATLADPAEGRVPQRLNAIEGAVRPLAFDPAGERVALRVVHGARSRLLVHELRTDRITEVPLPEGAIHPVAGWGRTGLRLPVSTAERPAEIAVLTPDARAVRRPVRRRSATAARVERFHGPAGEFEAVCRGDWRGAATVLVALHGGPEAAWDLGFDPLLHRLAAAGIAVVAPNQRGSIRYGAAHAEAIHGAWGGPDLADIRSLLRTLVAARPGSAPAPMLYGGSYGGYLALLAAAADPRSWSRCAAVAPFLSGARLHEQATPAVRALIDRLGGRTEPAAVADDELGPRDVWALADRIRARLLIMHGADDPVIPVDQTRQLRQRLRDLGRTEGTDFHYAEVPGGGHSPLEGFAGAPLREYLLEFLTAPAEDRSAH
- a CDS encoding ALQxL family class IV lanthipeptide, with the translated sequence MTIDVDALQMLESEQETATDPCWFSCQYTCDYTG
- a CDS encoding ALQxL family class IV lanthipeptide, which translates into the protein MTIEVDALQELESEEEVAGLNFVCTFTCENTCYITG
- a CDS encoding ALQxL family class IV lanthipeptide, translated to MTIDVDALQELESEQEADGLDPLPCWFSCQATCAYTG
- a CDS encoding helix-turn-helix transcriptional regulator codes for the protein MRTTSPITVGRTSELALLDGALSDVGERLGRAVFLIGEPGIGKSRLAGDCAQQAGARGMPVLRGRAGAGGTGTPFRPLREALASRFRVGGPPTDPELQPYRPALARLVPEWRTTADPAGHGCVVELAEALLRLLAVIGRESGCVLVLEDLHDADPETTAVLEYLVDNVAEVPVLLLATLRPEPGPGRDLARAAERRRGATLAELLPLVAEEVRSLVAGCLETAATAVPDAVVARLIADADGNPYLAEELLGDLVGSGALRQAKGGWQVVGELGASVPATIVQSYDHRIELLGAQVRELLLIGACLGPRFCVDTVQLITGYDERSLFAGLRSAGEAGFIVPDPAAPGWYAFRHALTGEALLATMPPLERAALARHAATELERADPALRDDLCQLAADLRLAGDDPSGAAVHYAEAGRRALAAGASASAVVLLERAQQLTTRTDRTAVTESLINALAEAGHLDRALGLVAALPPAPAASPGSAPRVALHTRLAWAGVAAERPEQAAAQVAAARALLADAAAPEQSAALAAVEAHLALLPGPGDRQARLADAERLARQAADVAQQVPLPVVACQAWQLLALLAREQGFDHADSYLVRMLEVAEIHGLGNWRVEALLRLGMNECMRTGDPHRLEQARQAAVQLGSVLETQSADGPLAMNAVLRGRPQQAQEIIDRCLGATARLGNLATHRYLLLTAATLAAHQGRRREMERDLLAFSQIGGEDFFLMPVLLGLCRALCALLEEDRPLATAELAAARDWEQRNPNLYYLAGQHGLHPLLETLAGEAGWDRYQQVEAGPAAPLTWNRQFLLLARAVLLGRDGRGEEAELAVAAAQKCAVLFPMARHLGLRLVAEAAVRDGWGDPVTWLRTAEEYFHAVEVPAVARACRTLLRQTGVSVAQHRGGRDRIPAALRTVGVTLREYEVFTLLVDGPGNQQIARELSISPRTVEKHMANLIGKTGCQDRAALRELAVEICAAEGGPQS